Proteins encoded within one genomic window of Thiothrix litoralis:
- a CDS encoding acetyl-CoA carboxylase carboxyltransferase subunit alpha, giving the protein MNPEFLDFEQPIAELQAKIEELRYVGDAEINLSEEIGKLEEKAASLTRSIFSKLTPRQISQLARHPKRPYTLDLIRYLFTDFKELHGDRAFADDKAIIGGMARFRGQAVMVIGHQKGRDTNENIKRNFGMPRPEGYRKALRLMHMAEKFHLPVITFIDTPGAYPGIGAEERGQSEAIARNLYEMAKLRTPIICTVVGEGGSGGALAIGVGDRVMMLQYATYSVISPEGCASILWKSAEKAADAADAMGITADRLKSLGLIEQIIPEPLGGAHRDMEAAAQHIGEALETNLRTLNATNIDKLLDKRYQRIMAFGQFEE; this is encoded by the coding sequence ATGAACCCGGAATTTCTTGATTTCGAACAGCCTATCGCCGAGTTACAGGCGAAAATTGAAGAACTGCGTTACGTGGGTGACGCGGAAATTAACTTGAGCGAAGAAATTGGCAAGCTGGAAGAAAAAGCCGCTTCGCTGACCCGCTCCATTTTTTCCAAACTGACACCCCGTCAGATTTCCCAGCTTGCGCGTCACCCTAAACGTCCGTACACGCTCGACTTGATCCGCTATTTGTTTACGGATTTCAAGGAGCTGCATGGCGACCGTGCCTTTGCTGATGACAAAGCCATTATCGGTGGTATGGCACGTTTTCGCGGTCAAGCGGTGATGGTGATCGGTCATCAAAAAGGCCGTGACACCAACGAAAACATCAAACGCAATTTCGGAATGCCGCGTCCGGAAGGCTACCGCAAAGCTTTGCGCTTGATGCACATGGCCGAAAAATTCCACCTGCCGGTGATCACGTTCATCGACACACCGGGCGCATACCCCGGCATTGGTGCGGAAGAGCGCGGTCAAAGCGAAGCCATCGCCCGTAATCTTTACGAAATGGCGAAATTGCGTACCCCGATCATTTGCACGGTAGTAGGCGAAGGTGGCTCCGGTGGCGCGTTGGCGATTGGTGTCGGCGACCGCGTGATGATGTTGCAATATGCCACTTACTCGGTTATTTCCCCAGAAGGTTGCGCTTCAATCCTCTGGAAAAGTGCTGAAAAAGCGGCAGATGCGGCAGATGCGATGGGCATTACTGCCGACCGTCTCAAATCGCTTGGCCTGATTGAGCAGATTATTCCTGAGCCATTGGGGGGTGCGCACCGTGACATGGAAGCCGCTGCCCAACACATTGGCGAGGCACTGGAAACCAATCTGCGCACCCTGAATGCCACGAATATCGACAAGCTGCTCGACAAACGTTACCAGCGCATTATGGCATTCGGGCAGTTCGAGGAGTAA
- the tilS gene encoding tRNA lysidine(34) synthetase TilS codes for MSCAPTDHLLRFFQQHPATEYLIGFSGGVDSHVLLHACASLRGQYPHLCFRALHIDHGLQAVSAAWAEHCRAVCTALGIPLHSETLQLVIPAGASLEAVARTARYAAFSQHLQPGEIVLTAHHQNDQAETLLLHLVRGSGVDGLAAMPEIRPFAQGVLGRPLLACSRAELSAYAKQHKLNVIDDPSNQDSRFDRNFLRHQVVPVLEQRWPALGKTLARAARLQGENRQLLEGFLREKLPSMHGSKPGTLSVSQLLAEDAVMQKALLREWLAQRGFRLPEEKKLLQVLHDVLHCRPDATPCVQWEGCEIRRYRDDVYAMPPLSVHDPKQVLVWNTREPLFIASLGRTLVAESGYPETVTVRFRQGGESVYLSQRGGHHALKHLFQEWGVPPWERERLPLVFVGELLIGLHPSFEFQADNPFKVPRIVGD; via the coding sequence ATGTCATGCGCCCCGACGGATCACCTGTTACGCTTTTTCCAGCAACACCCTGCCACGGAATACCTGATAGGTTTCAGTGGCGGGGTGGATTCGCACGTATTACTTCATGCTTGCGCTAGTCTGCGCGGGCAATATCCCCACCTGTGTTTTCGCGCCCTGCACATTGATCATGGTTTGCAGGCAGTGTCGGCTGCGTGGGCGGAACATTGCCGTGCGGTGTGTACGGCACTTGGGATTCCCCTGCATAGTGAAACCTTGCAACTGGTGATTCCGGCGGGGGCAAGTCTGGAAGCGGTGGCGCGGACTGCGCGTTATGCAGCCTTCAGCCAGCACTTGCAGCCCGGTGAAATCGTGCTGACCGCGCATCACCAGAATGATCAGGCTGAAACCTTGTTGCTGCATCTGGTACGCGGCAGTGGGGTGGATGGGCTGGCGGCAATGCCGGAGATCCGCCCGTTTGCGCAAGGTGTATTGGGGCGACCCTTGTTGGCTTGTAGTCGTGCGGAACTGAGCGCGTATGCCAAACAGCATAAGCTGAATGTCATTGATGACCCCAGCAATCAGGACAGCCGTTTCGACCGCAATTTCCTGCGCCATCAGGTGGTACCCGTGCTCGAACAGCGTTGGCCTGCACTGGGTAAAACGTTAGCGCGGGCAGCGCGTTTGCAGGGGGAAAACCGTCAGTTACTGGAAGGCTTTTTGCGCGAAAAACTGCCGAGTATGCACGGCAGTAAGCCCGGTACTTTGTCGGTTAGCCAGTTGCTGGCAGAGGATGCCGTGATGCAAAAAGCCTTGCTGCGAGAATGGCTGGCACAGCGCGGTTTCCGTTTGCCGGAAGAAAAAAAGTTGCTGCAAGTGCTGCATGACGTGTTGCACTGCCGCCCGGACGCGACGCCTTGCGTACAGTGGGAAGGCTGCGAAATCCGCCGTTACCGCGATGATGTGTATGCTATGCCGCCATTGTCGGTGCACGACCCGAAGCAGGTATTGGTGTGGAATACCCGCGAGCCGTTATTTATTGCCTCGTTGGGGCGTACTTTGGTGGCGGAGTCGGGGTATCCTGAAACCGTGACGGTGCGCTTTCGGCAAGGTGGTGAAAGCGTGTATCTGTCGCAGCGGGGTGGGCATCATGCGCTTAAGCATCTGTTTCAGGAATGGGGTGTTCCACCGTGGGAGCGGGAGCGCTTGCCGTTGGTGTTTGTGGGGGAGCTGTTGATCGGCTTACACCCAAGTTTCGAGTTTCAGGCCGATAATCCGTTCAAAGTGCCGCGTATTGTTGGTGACTAG
- the vapC gene encoding type II toxin-antitoxin system tRNA(fMet)-specific endonuclease VapC yields MPRNLIKNRPAHVAERFRTLKMEQLCISVITYAELLYGVERSSSERVNRPIIENFVAHLDVLDWDKEAADHYSRVRTQLERSGTPIGGMDMQIGSHALSQGMILVTNNTRHFERIIGLKLETWV; encoded by the coding sequence TTGCCGCGCAATCTGATCAAAAACCGCCCAGCGCACGTTGCCGAGCGTTTCCGCACTCTAAAAATGGAACAACTCTGTATATCTGTAATCACATACGCAGAACTGCTATACGGTGTGGAACGCTCATCCTCAGAACGGGTCAATCGCCCCATTATCGAAAATTTCGTCGCGCATTTGGATGTATTGGATTGGGATAAAGAGGCAGCCGATCACTATTCCCGCGTTCGCACCCAATTGGAACGAAGTGGCACACCCATCGGCGGTATGGATATGCAAATCGGCAGCCATGCCCTCAGTCAAGGCATGATTCTAGTCACCAACAATACGCGGCACTTTGAACGGATTATCGGCCTGAAACTCGAAACTTGGGTGTAA
- a CDS encoding ISNCY family transposase (programmed frameshift): MREVIARQLRLGHADIGRLTFNPRSRDDIPQVLQGLQYIYVTDELREAVFAVLEKRVPAEVDASRGRPGMDLWNALVLATLRVNLNWDYDRLLEMANQHRSIRQMLGHGFWDDDDEYKLQTVKDNAALVDEASLQRINQLVVEAGHKLLKKSRAALSARCDSFVVESNIHYPTDINLLYDAVRCSVRTVADWCEGHGDSRWRQWQYNLRQVKKACRHAQKLKHSSSQDPDKQATRQQAIRDAHHTYLGLCAALLSKVEETVADLPLSLLDSRSGNDLQRWLGYGWHQVDLVRRRVLDGETIPHGDKIFSLFEDYSEWLSKGKAGVPVELGLNVCVMESADGFILHHQVMQHCPDSEIAVTMVKQAKALFPSLSACSFDKGFHSPANQRELAELLDRVVLPKKGRWSQADTARETDPAFVQARRQHSAVESGINALEVHGLDYCPDRGLERFKRYVALAVVGRNLQKVGAILQARALEALQKDERRRQRQAA, encoded by the exons ATGCGTGAAGTGATCGCCCGCCAACTTCGCCTGGGTCACGCTGACATCGGCAGGCTGACCTTCAACCCACGTTCGCGGGACGACATCCCGCAGGTGTTGCAAGGGCTGCAATACATTTATGTGACAGACGAACTGCGTGAGGCGGTGTTTGCGGTGCTGGAAAAGCGGGTTCCGGCGGAGGTGGACGCCAGCCGTGGACGCCCCGGCATGGATCTGTGGAATGCGCTGGTGCTGGCGACATTGCGGGTGAACCTGAACTGGGACTATGACCGGCTGCTGGAGATGGCGAACCAGCACCGCAGCATCCGTCAGATGCTGGGGCATGGTTTCTGGGATGATGACGATGAGTACAAGCTGCAAACGGTCAAGGACAACGCCGCTCTGGTGGACGAAGCCAGCCTGCAACGCATCAACCAGTTGGTGGTGGAGGCCGGTCACAAGCTGCTAAAAAAAAGCCGCGCCGC GCTGAGCGCCCGTTGTGACTCCTTCGTGGTGGAAAGCAACATCCACTACCCGACCGACATCAACCTGTTGTACGACGCGGTGCGTTGTTCGGTGCGCACGGTGGCCGATTGGTGTGAAGGGCACGGCGACAGCCGCTGGCGGCAATGGCAGTACAATCTCCGCCAGGTGAAGAAAGCCTGCCGTCATGCGCAGAAGCTCAAGCACTCCAGCTCCCAAGACCCGGACAAGCAGGCCACCCGGCAACAGGCCATCCGTGACGCCCACCACACCTACCTGGGCCTGTGCGCCGCGCTGTTGTCGAAAGTGGAGGAAACGGTGGCTGACCTGCCCCTCAGCCTGCTGGACAGCCGGTCGGGCAACGACCTCCAGCGCTGGCTGGGGTACGGGTGGCATCAGGTTGACCTGGTGCGGCGGCGGGTGCTGGACGGGGAAACCATCCCCCACGGCGACAAGATCTTCTCCCTCTTCGAGGATTACAGCGAATGGCTCAGCAAGGGCAAAGCCGGTGTGCCGGTGGAGCTGGGCCTGAACGTGTGCGTGATGGAATCGGCTGACGGCTTCATCCTCCACCACCAAGTGATGCAACACTGCCCCGACAGTGAGATTGCCGTGACCATGGTTAAGCAAGCCAAAGCGCTGTTCCCCTCCCTGAGCGCGTGCAGCTTTGACAAGGGGTTCCACTCACCGGCCAACCAGCGCGAACTGGCCGAACTGCTCGACCGGGTGGTGTTGCCGAAAAAGGGCCGCTGGAGCCAGGCGGACACTGCCCGTGAAACCGACCCGGCGTTTGTCCAGGCCAGACGCCAGCACTCAGCGGTGGAATCCGGCATCAACGCACTGGAAGTCCATGGGCTGGACTATTGCCCCGACCGGGGGCTGGAACGCTTCAAGCGCTATGTGGCACTGGCGGTGGTGGGCAGGAACCTGCAAAAGGTCGGGGCCATTTTACAGGCCAGGGCGTTGGAGGCCTTGCAGAAGGATGAACGCCGACGACAGCGCCAAGCCGCCTGA
- a CDS encoding RNA-guided endonuclease InsQ/TnpB family protein yields the protein MQRLQAFKYELMPNGETQRHLRRYAGSCRFVYNRALALQQANHEAGEQFIGYVAMAKHLTAWRNGVETPWLKDSPVHPLQHALKDLDKAYQNFFAKRADFPRFKRKGSGDSFRYPDPKQIKLDPGNSRIFLPKLGWIRYRNSRDVLGELRNVTVSSKGSKWFVSIQTQREVELPATPATTAIGIDLGIARFATLSDGTWMESRNSFKGKQAKLAKYQRRMAHKQKFSNNWKKAQANVQKIHTQIANARSDFLHKATTTLSQNHALVFIEDLQVGNMSKSAAGTAENPGKNVAQKSGLNKAILDQGWGEFRRQLDYKMAWKGGILFAVPPHYTSQECPECHHVSADNRQTQARFVCVKCHYENHADHADHVGAINVKERGYRLLACGDAALSRSMKQEPTEVSQLSS from the coding sequence ATGCAACGACTACAAGCCTTCAAATACGAACTTATGCCCAATGGTGAGACGCAGCGTCATCTGCGCCGTTACGCGGGATCGTGTCGCTTCGTGTACAACAGGGCGTTAGCGTTGCAGCAAGCCAATCATGAAGCGGGTGAACAATTCATCGGTTACGTCGCAATGGCCAAGCACCTGACCGCATGGCGCAACGGTGTGGAAACCCCGTGGCTGAAAGATTCCCCTGTCCATCCCCTGCAACACGCGCTCAAAGATCTCGACAAGGCTTACCAAAACTTTTTCGCCAAACGTGCCGACTTCCCCCGTTTCAAGCGCAAAGGCAGCGGTGACAGTTTCCGTTACCCCGACCCCAAACAAATCAAGCTCGACCCAGGCAATAGCCGAATTTTTCTGCCGAAACTGGGCTGGATACGCTACCGCAATAGCCGCGATGTGTTGGGAGAACTACGCAATGTCACGGTTTCCAGCAAAGGCAGCAAATGGTTTGTCAGCATCCAAACCCAGCGCGAAGTGGAATTGCCAGCCACACCCGCAACCACTGCTATCGGTATTGACCTTGGGATAGCGCGTTTTGCGACGCTCTCCGATGGCACATGGATGGAATCGCGTAACAGCTTCAAGGGCAAGCAAGCGAAACTCGCCAAATATCAACGGCGCATGGCGCACAAACAAAAGTTCAGCAACAACTGGAAAAAAGCACAAGCCAACGTTCAAAAAATTCACACGCAAATCGCCAACGCCCGCAGCGATTTCCTGCACAAGGCGACGACCACGCTCAGCCAAAACCACGCGCTCGTGTTCATCGAAGATTTGCAGGTCGGTAATATGTCGAAGTCAGCGGCAGGCACAGCAGAAAACCCCGGCAAGAACGTTGCCCAGAAATCTGGCTTAAACAAAGCCATTCTCGATCAAGGTTGGGGAGAATTTCGACGGCAACTCGACTACAAAATGGCATGGAAAGGCGGCATTTTGTTCGCTGTGCCGCCGCATTATACCAGTCAAGAATGCCCAGAATGTCATCATGTATCGGCAGATAACCGCCAGACGCAAGCACGGTTTGTGTGCGTGAAATGCCACTATGAAAATCATGCCGATCATGCCGATCATGTCGGCGCGATCAATGTCAAAGAGCGGGGATACCGCTTGTTAGCCTGTGGAGATGCGGCCTTAAGCCGCTCGATGAAGCAGGAACCCACCGAAGTCAGTCAGCTATCTAGCTGA
- a CDS encoding ISNCY family transposase, with translation MSYPTVTAAALTAPLTFAGIVEQLRDTFRAFPDCRKPGNNTRYTLEDTGLSAFSVFFMQCASFLEYQRRMVENQERSNAQTLFGVHAIPCDNQIRHLLDSVPPSAVAPAYRYLFNGLQQNGYLDKWRVHDYGYLLALDGTQHFSSSHIHCEQCLTKTHHNGTVTYSHQVLTPILTAPDKPQVIPLPPEFISRQDGQTKQDCEINAAKRWLAQWGADYIPLGITFLGDDLYCHQPFCQAVLDAGAQFIFNCKPTSHTTLYEELEGLEKIGAIRTHLVQRRMGKHSVTDTYRFATQMPLRDGDDALRVNWFSLTSVRDDGKCLYHKDFATSHPITTGKVVDLVKAGRCRWKIENENNNTLKTKGYHFEHNFGHGQQHLANLLAALVLLAYLVHTVIDLMDERFRTLLQKMGSRERLFDDINTLTTFLCFKSWTALLDFMLVGLERRHQADEIEQWVVK, from the coding sequence ATGAGCTACCCAACCGTTACTGCTGCTGCGCTAACCGCACCGCTCACTTTTGCGGGTATCGTGGAGCAATTGCGCGATACATTCCGCGCCTTCCCCGACTGCCGCAAACCCGGCAATAATACCCGCTATACCTTGGAGGATACGGGTTTGAGTGCTTTTTCGGTGTTTTTCATGCAGTGTGCGTCCTTTCTGGAATACCAGCGGCGCATGGTGGAGAACCAAGAGCGGAGTAATGCACAGACGTTGTTCGGTGTTCATGCCATTCCCTGCGACAATCAAATTCGCCATTTGCTGGATAGCGTGCCGCCGTCAGCCGTTGCGCCTGCTTACCGTTATCTTTTCAATGGGTTGCAACAGAATGGTTATTTGGATAAGTGGCGGGTGCATGACTACGGTTATTTGTTGGCACTGGATGGGACACAGCATTTTTCGTCATCCCACATCCATTGTGAGCAGTGTTTGACGAAGACGCATCACAACGGGACAGTCACCTACTCACACCAAGTGCTGACCCCGATTTTAACAGCACCCGATAAACCACAGGTGATCCCGTTACCGCCAGAGTTCATCAGCCGCCAAGATGGGCAAACCAAGCAAGATTGTGAAATCAACGCCGCTAAACGCTGGCTGGCTCAGTGGGGCGCGGATTACATCCCGCTGGGCATCACGTTTCTGGGGGATGATTTGTATTGTCACCAGCCCTTTTGCCAAGCAGTCCTGGACGCTGGCGCACAGTTCATTTTCAACTGCAAACCCACGTCCCACACGACCTTATATGAAGAGTTGGAAGGGCTAGAGAAAATCGGCGCGATACGCACCCATCTTGTACAGCGGCGGATGGGAAAGCATTCTGTCACGGATACCTACCGTTTTGCGACGCAGATGCCCTTACGTGATGGGGACGATGCCCTGCGTGTCAACTGGTTCAGTCTCACGAGTGTGCGTGATGATGGTAAGTGCTTATACCATAAAGATTTCGCCACCTCTCACCCTATCACCACCGGCAAGGTCGTCGATCTTGTGAAGGCTGGGAGGTGTCGCTGGAAGATTGAGAACGAAAACAACAACACCCTGAAAACCAAAGGCTACCACTTTGAACACAACTTCGGGCATGGGCAGCAACACCTCGCCAACTTGTTGGCCGCATTAGTGTTATTGGCTTATCTCGTCCATACCGTGATTGACTTGATGGATGAGCGTTTCCGAACTTTACTTCAGAAAATGGGGTCACGCGAACGCTTGTTCGATGACATCAATACGCTCACGACCTTTTTGTGCTTCAAAAGTTGGACGGCTCTGCTGGATTTTATGCTCGTCGGCTTAGAGCGGCGGCATCAAGCGGATGAGATTGAGCAGTGGGTGGTAAAATGA
- the tadA gene encoding tRNA adenosine(34) deaminase TadA, translating to MNAAEETPPNLPLSGEGQECTTPLDSSPDKGRPGGVSLSDEHWMRHALTLARNAWQQGEVPVGAVLIRDGEILAEGWNQPITLHDPSAHAEMLAMRAAGQTVGNYRLPGTTLYITLEPCLMCVGAMLHARVERVVFGAYDPKTGAAGSAFNLLQDPRHYHKVLAVQGGVLQEECAALLQAFFRERRAAASAKPAAE from the coding sequence ATGAATGCCGCAGAAGAAACCCCTCCTAACCTCCCCTTATCAGGGGAGGGACAAGAATGCACCACACCTCTTGACTCCTCCCCTGATAAGGGGAGGCCGGGAGGGGTTTCTTTATCCGACGAACACTGGATGCGCCACGCCCTTACCCTTGCCCGCAACGCCTGGCAGCAAGGCGAAGTCCCCGTCGGTGCTGTCCTCATCCGCGACGGCGAAATCCTCGCTGAAGGCTGGAACCAACCCATTACCTTGCATGACCCTTCCGCCCACGCCGAAATGCTTGCTATGCGGGCAGCAGGCCAAACGGTTGGTAATTACCGTTTACCCGGCACAACCCTCTACATCACGCTCGAACCCTGTCTGATGTGCGTCGGCGCCATGCTGCACGCACGAGTGGAACGGGTGGTATTCGGTGCTTATGACCCCAAAACCGGGGCAGCAGGCAGTGCGTTTAATCTGCTGCAAGACCCACGCCACTACCACAAGGTGCTAGCGGTGCAGGGTGGGGTGTTACAGGAAGAATGCGCTGCGTTATTGCAGGCATTCTTCCGTGAGCGGCGGGCAGCAGCTTCAGCCAAACCAGCGGCGGAGTAA
- a CDS encoding MEKHLA domain-containing protein — translation MMTPAQLTAHLHLLHSSFRHYVGRDLAELPWQGVNTAQALDNAPFVLLSHNTAADPIFTYGNKKALEVFEMDWETLTNLPSRYSAEALAREEREHLLQTVNRQGYIDNYAGIRISSSGRRFLIRQAIVWNLRDAQGHYAGQAAYFDQWEYLPENS, via the coding sequence ATGATGACACCGGCACAACTGACCGCACACTTGCATTTGCTACACAGCAGTTTCCGCCACTACGTCGGGCGAGATCTGGCCGAGCTGCCCTGGCAAGGCGTAAACACCGCGCAGGCGCTCGACAACGCACCATTTGTGCTACTATCACACAATACTGCCGCTGACCCCATTTTCACTTACGGTAACAAGAAGGCGCTGGAAGTCTTTGAAATGGATTGGGAAACCCTCACTAATCTGCCATCACGTTATTCCGCCGAAGCACTCGCCCGCGAAGAGCGCGAGCATTTGTTGCAAACCGTCAATCGCCAAGGCTATATCGACAACTATGCAGGGATACGCATTTCCAGCAGCGGGCGGCGCTTCCTGATCCGACAAGCCATTGTGTGGAATTTGCGGGATGCGCAAGGCCATTACGCCGGGCAAGCCGCTTATTTCGACCAATGGGAATATCTGCCCGAAAATAGCTAG
- the parE gene encoding DNA topoisomerase IV subunit B has translation MSNNTYDASSIEVLTGLDPVRKRPGMYTDTTRPNHLAQEVIDNSVDEALAGHANQIDVTLHTDGSVSVTDNGRGMPVDIHPEQGKPGIEVILCTLHAGGKFSDQNYQFSGGLHGVGVSVVNALSRKLEVTIKRNSQLYRMAFADGNKASELEVIGKAGKRETGTTVHFWPDAKYFDTVKFSVRALKHNLRAKAVLCPGLRIRFTDASTSEPEVTEWYYQSGLRDYLNEAISEFITLPEDPFTGSLTAPRETLDWALLWLPEGGTAIQESYVNLIPTVQGGTHVNGLRTGVTDALREYCEFRNLLPRGLKLTPDDVWENIAFVLSFKMQDPQFAGQTKERLSSREAASFISGAIKDAFSLYLNNNTVIGEQLAQLAINNATKRQKASKKVIRKRITAGPALPGKLADCSSQDITRTELFLVEGDSAGGSAKQARDREFQAIMPLRGKILNTWEVDSEQVLGSQEVHDISVAIGVEPGHCDLNQLRYGKICILADADSDGAHIATLLCALFLKHFRPLVQAGHVFVAMPPLYRIDIGKEIYYALDEAEKQARLDIITAEKKRGTVSVTRFKGLGEMNPLQLRETTISPDTRRLVKLSIDDGDESADIVMDMLLAKKRAGDRKHWLETKGNLASI, from the coding sequence ATGAGCAACAACACCTACGACGCCTCTTCCATCGAAGTCCTCACCGGACTCGACCCCGTGCGCAAGCGCCCCGGCATGTACACCGACACCACGCGCCCCAACCACTTGGCGCAAGAAGTGATCGACAATAGCGTGGATGAAGCCCTCGCCGGGCACGCCAACCAGATCGACGTAACACTACACACCGATGGCTCGGTTTCCGTCACCGACAACGGGCGCGGGATGCCGGTCGACATCCACCCCGAACAAGGCAAACCGGGAATCGAAGTCATCCTCTGCACCCTGCACGCGGGCGGCAAATTTTCCGACCAGAATTACCAGTTTTCCGGTGGTTTGCACGGTGTGGGCGTTTCCGTAGTCAATGCCCTCTCACGCAAGCTCGAAGTCACCATCAAGCGCAATAGCCAGCTTTACCGCATGGCTTTTGCCGACGGTAACAAAGCCAGCGAACTCGAAGTGATCGGCAAGGCAGGCAAGCGCGAAACCGGCACCACCGTGCATTTCTGGCCGGACGCCAAATACTTCGACACAGTGAAATTCAGCGTCAGAGCGCTCAAACACAATTTACGAGCAAAGGCGGTACTCTGCCCCGGTTTACGCATCCGTTTCACTGATGCCTCCACCAGCGAACCCGAAGTCACCGAATGGTATTACCAAAGTGGCTTGCGCGATTACCTCAATGAAGCCATCAGCGAATTCATCACCCTGCCCGAAGACCCGTTCACCGGCTCACTCACCGCGCCGCGTGAAACGCTCGACTGGGCCTTGCTGTGGCTACCCGAAGGCGGCACAGCCATACAGGAAAGCTACGTCAACCTGATTCCCACGGTGCAAGGCGGTACGCACGTCAACGGCTTGCGCACGGGTGTGACCGATGCCTTGCGCGAATACTGCGAATTCCGCAACCTGTTGCCACGCGGCCTGAAGTTGACCCCGGATGACGTGTGGGAAAACATCGCGTTTGTGCTGTCGTTCAAGATGCAAGACCCACAATTTGCCGGGCAAACCAAGGAACGCCTCTCCTCCCGCGAAGCCGCCAGTTTCATCAGCGGCGCAATCAAGGACGCCTTCAGCCTCTACCTCAACAACAACACCGTGATTGGTGAACAACTCGCACAATTGGCAATTAACAACGCCACCAAACGCCAGAAAGCCAGCAAAAAAGTCATCCGCAAACGCATCACCGCAGGCCCCGCCCTGCCCGGCAAACTCGCGGATTGTTCCTCGCAGGACATCACCCGCACCGAACTGTTTCTGGTGGAAGGCGACTCCGCAGGCGGCTCGGCAAAACAAGCACGCGACCGCGAATTTCAAGCCATCATGCCCTTGCGCGGTAAAATCCTGAATACGTGGGAAGTCGATTCGGAACAAGTGCTGGGTTCACAGGAAGTCCACGACATTTCCGTGGCGATTGGCGTAGAGCCGGGGCATTGCGACCTCAATCAGCTACGTTACGGCAAAATCTGCATTCTCGCCGACGCCGACTCGGATGGCGCACACATTGCCACCCTGCTTTGCGCCTTATTTCTCAAGCACTTCCGCCCATTAGTTCAAGCGGGTCATGTCTTTGTTGCCATGCCGCCGCTGTACCGCATCGACATCGGCAAGGAAATTTATTACGCGCTGGATGAAGCCGAAAAACAGGCACGTCTCGACATTATCACCGCCGAGAAAAAACGCGGCACGGTATCCGTCACCCGCTTCAAAGGCTTGGGTGAAATGAACCCGCTACAATTACGCGAAACCACTATTTCCCCGGATACCCGCCGCTTGGTCAAACTCAGCATCGACGACGGTGACGAATCTGCCGACATCGTCATGGACATGCTTTTGGCGAAAAAACGCGCTGGTGACCGCAAGCACTGGCTGGAAACCAAAGGTAATCTGGCCAGCATATGA
- a CDS encoding AbrB/MazE/SpoVT family DNA-binding domain-containing protein, with translation MQAFEIAVTQQGRMVIPSLLRKQLGLKSGSRLMAHLENGRLILEPKELLWEKIYQEMSAIPAKTDLAQELIDERRESAGRE, from the coding sequence ATGCAAGCATTTGAAATAGCTGTTACCCAACAAGGCCGTATGGTTATTCCATCCCTATTGCGCAAGCAACTGGGGTTGAAATCAGGTTCGCGTCTGATGGCTCATCTGGAAAATGGGCGTCTGATTCTTGAGCCAAAAGAGTTGCTGTGGGAGAAAATCTATCAAGAAATGAGTGCGATACCAGCGAAAACTGATCTTGCCCAGGAATTGATAGATGAGCGTCGCGAAAGTGCAGGCAGAGAATAA
- a CDS encoding type II toxin-antitoxin system VapC family toxin, whose protein sequence is MIDKRYVMDASALLAVIHKETGADKVKPLLEESVVSSVNWSEVLQKLKRAELNAARIGQLLQSLGLEVVPFSEQQAELAATLWQQAAPMGLSLADRACVATGEALGMEIVTADKVWKDLNLSVPVFSIR, encoded by the coding sequence ATGATTGATAAACGTTATGTGATGGATGCATCGGCATTGTTGGCTGTTATCCATAAAGAAACGGGAGCGGATAAGGTCAAGCCCTTGCTTGAAGAATCCGTCGTTTCTAGCGTCAATTGGTCAGAAGTACTGCAAAAGTTGAAGCGGGCAGAGTTGAATGCGGCGCGTATCGGGCAATTGTTACAAAGTCTGGGGCTTGAGGTCGTACCCTTTTCCGAGCAACAGGCAGAACTTGCCGCGACACTGTGGCAGCAGGCTGCTCCCATGGGCTTGTCATTGGCAGACCGGGCTTGTGTGGCAACAGGTGAGGCATTGGGAATGGAAATTGTAACAGCGGATAAAGTTTGGAAGGATTTGAACTTGTCAGTCCCCGTTTTCTCTATCCGCTAG